One Pseudomonas brassicacearum genomic region harbors:
- a CDS encoding TlpA family protein disulfide reductase, producing the protein MLTFTLGTFAIALNHLLLISALALATFVGWRVAKRGGENPESVLFVLFLLGLLVARIGFVAAYWSHYQDDPWQIVDLRDGGFLAWPGVLALVIGALFWARRRPALRRPLGFGVGSGLLFWLAATMSLTIYEQGTRLPDISLRTADGETVKLTDYQGGPLVINLWATWCPPCRREMPVLEEAQQQRPDLTFLFVNQAESMQSVSTYLATQGLSLDNVLFDGSGRLGQAVGSMALPTTLFYSADGRLLGSHLGELSEASLAHALENFETPGSTTASHPATRKPPCPASTVC; encoded by the coding sequence ATGCTGACGTTCACCCTCGGCACCTTTGCCATCGCCCTTAATCATCTGTTGCTGATCAGCGCCCTCGCACTGGCGACTTTCGTCGGCTGGCGAGTGGCCAAGCGCGGTGGCGAAAATCCCGAGTCGGTGCTGTTCGTGCTGTTTTTGCTGGGCCTGTTGGTGGCGCGGATCGGTTTTGTCGCGGCCTACTGGAGCCATTACCAGGACGACCCATGGCAGATCGTCGATCTGCGCGACGGCGGTTTCCTGGCCTGGCCGGGCGTGCTGGCGCTGGTGATCGGCGCGCTGTTCTGGGCACGGCGCCGACCGGCCCTGCGCCGGCCATTGGGTTTCGGCGTCGGCAGTGGCCTGCTGTTCTGGCTGGCGGCGACTATGTCGTTGACGATCTATGAGCAAGGCACCCGGTTGCCGGACATCTCCCTGCGCACCGCCGACGGTGAGACCGTGAAACTCACCGATTATCAGGGCGGGCCCCTGGTGATCAACCTCTGGGCCACCTGGTGCCCGCCCTGCCGACGGGAAATGCCGGTGCTGGAAGAAGCCCAGCAGCAGCGCCCGGACCTGACGTTCCTGTTCGTCAACCAGGCCGAAAGCATGCAAAGCGTCAGCACTTACCTCGCCACCCAGGGTTTGAGCCTGGACAACGTGCTGTTCGATGGCAGTGGTCGCCTCGGCCAGGCCGTCGGCTCCATGGCCTTGCCGACCACACTGTTCTACAGCGCCGACGGCCGTCTGTTGGGCAGCCACCTGGGCGAATTGTCGGAAGCGAGCCTGGCCCATGCCCTGGAAAACTTCGAAACGCCGGGTTCGACCACGGCGTCCCACCCTGCCACAAGGAAACCGCCATGCCCCGCCTCCACCGTCTGCTGA
- a CDS encoding alpha/beta fold hydrolase: MPFATIDGQTLHYLDQGQGPVVLLGSSYLWDHTMWAPQIEALSCHYRVIALDLWGHGQSGRLPEGMTSLDDLARQALALMDHLDIDCFNLVGLSVGGMWGARLALAAPKRLTSLVLMDTYVGVEPEPTRQYYFSLFDKIEASGSIPEPLLDIVVPIFFRPGIDPQSALYQQFRASLAALPTDRLRDSIVPLGRIIFGRDDILPRLHELDAERTIVLCGDQDKPRPPSEAQEMAELVGCPCRLIPEAGHISNLESPEFVTSALLEFLRR, encoded by the coding sequence ATGCCCTTTGCAACCATTGACGGACAAACGCTGCATTACCTGGACCAGGGCCAAGGCCCGGTGGTGCTGCTGGGCAGCAGCTATTTGTGGGACCACACCATGTGGGCACCGCAGATCGAAGCCTTGTCCTGCCATTATCGGGTGATCGCCCTGGACCTATGGGGCCACGGCCAATCCGGGCGCTTGCCTGAGGGCATGACCTCGCTGGACGACTTGGCCCGCCAAGCGCTGGCGCTGATGGATCACCTGGACATCGACTGCTTCAACCTGGTGGGGCTCTCGGTGGGTGGGATGTGGGGCGCCCGGCTGGCGCTGGCGGCGCCGAAACGACTCACGTCCCTTGTGCTGATGGACACCTACGTGGGCGTCGAGCCGGAGCCGACTCGCCAGTATTACTTCTCGCTGTTCGACAAGATCGAAGCCAGCGGCAGCATTCCCGAACCTTTGCTGGACATCGTCGTGCCGATTTTCTTTCGGCCGGGCATCGATCCGCAGTCAGCGCTGTACCAGCAGTTCCGCGCCTCGCTGGCCGCACTGCCGACCGACCGCCTGCGCGACAGCATCGTACCGTTGGGGCGGATCATTTTCGGGCGGGACGATATCCTGCCGCGCCTGCATGAACTGGATGCCGAGCGCACGATCGTGCTCTGCGGCGACCAGGACAAACCGCGTCCACCGTCCGAGGCCCAGGAGATGGCCGAGCTGGTGGGTTGCCCGTGTCGGTTGATCCCGGAAGCGGGGCATATCTCCAACCTGGAGAGTCCAGAATTCGTGACCAGTGCACTGCTTGAGTTTTTGCGCCGCTGA
- the dsbG gene encoding thiol:disulfide interchange protein DsbG — protein MPRLHRLLTLAFASALLQAPLLQAEELPAAIKKIEAKGAKIIGTFEAPDGLRGYAAQYQNRGMALYLTPDGQHVLLGNLYDADGKDLSAEPLQKLVYAPMAKEVWAKMQASNWIADGNKDAPRTVYLFSDPNCPYCNMFWEQARPWVKAGKVQLRHIMVGIIREDSPAKSAALLAAKDPEKALETHEKAGKGSALKPLKDIPPAIQAKLDANQRLMDELELSATPAIFYLDDKGDLQQQQGAPSPDKLVKILGPK, from the coding sequence ATGCCCCGCCTCCACCGTCTGCTGACGCTGGCGTTCGCCAGCGCACTGCTGCAGGCACCGTTGCTACAGGCCGAAGAACTGCCTGCGGCTATCAAGAAAATCGAAGCCAAGGGCGCGAAGATCATCGGCACCTTCGAGGCCCCGGATGGCTTGCGCGGTTACGCGGCGCAATACCAGAATCGTGGTATGGCGTTGTATCTGACGCCGGATGGCCAGCACGTCCTGCTAGGCAATCTGTACGATGCCGACGGCAAGGACTTGAGCGCAGAGCCGCTGCAAAAGCTGGTGTACGCCCCGATGGCCAAGGAAGTCTGGGCGAAGATGCAAGCCAGCAATTGGATCGCCGACGGCAACAAGGACGCTCCGCGCACCGTGTACCTGTTCAGTGACCCGAACTGCCCGTACTGCAACATGTTCTGGGAACAGGCACGGCCATGGGTCAAGGCCGGTAAAGTGCAGTTGCGCCACATCATGGTGGGCATCATCCGCGAAGACAGCCCGGCCAAATCCGCCGCGCTGCTGGCCGCCAAGGACCCGGAAAAAGCCCTGGAAACCCATGAAAAGGCTGGCAAGGGCAGCGCCCTCAAGCCGCTGAAGGACATACCGCCGGCCATCCAGGCAAAACTGGACGCCAACCAGCGGTTGATGGACGAACTGGAACTCTCCGCCACCCCGGCGATTTTCTATCTGGATGACAAGGGCGACCTGCAACAACAGCAAGGCGCACCCTCACCGGACAAACTGGTGAAGATTCTCGGGCCGAAGTGA